The following coding sequences lie in one Hyalangium ruber genomic window:
- a CDS encoding S1C family serine protease encodes MSRTRVKGVLLAAVTYAVMVAAPAWAGGGRLWLEAKGQEVHQQRSTLSQVARAAMPSVVSITTHQASADSAVSGEEPQKGIGSGFIIHPDGYILTSAHVVEGASDVFVSVLSPRGYPEDFPAKVVGQDPRTDCALLKVDTGRKLQALKLSSASHVEVADWIVVIGNPFGLAHSVTVGVVSYKGRQDVTPNGRDGDFDYMQMDASINPGNSGGPVLDLHGDVVAIANAVNVAGQGIGFAVPIDIAKAVLPHLKAHGKVRRGWMGIAVADYSKDLAAEYGLSTRGSGVVVSAVEEQGPAGRAGLRVGDVIVGLDSRKVDRAHKLRWQVAARGVGKSVVLQVRRGAQPLKLRVKLEELPTEETASPAVAARRSPPRKPTGSRLERVRTDQPAPRAAVKAPEPAATPSP; translated from the coding sequence ATGTCGAGGACGCGGGTCAAGGGCGTGCTGCTGGCGGCGGTGACGTACGCGGTGATGGTGGCGGCCCCGGCGTGGGCGGGAGGGGGACGGCTGTGGCTCGAAGCCAAGGGCCAGGAAGTCCACCAGCAGCGCTCCACGCTGAGCCAGGTGGCGCGCGCGGCCATGCCCTCGGTGGTCTCCATCACCACCCACCAGGCAAGCGCCGACTCCGCCGTCTCCGGTGAGGAGCCGCAGAAGGGCATCGGCTCGGGCTTCATCATCCACCCGGACGGCTACATCCTCACCAGCGCCCACGTGGTGGAGGGCGCCTCGGACGTGTTCGTGTCGGTGCTCTCCCCGCGCGGCTACCCCGAGGACTTCCCGGCGAAGGTGGTGGGCCAGGACCCGCGCACCGACTGCGCGCTGCTGAAGGTCGACACGGGCCGCAAGCTGCAGGCGCTCAAGCTGTCCTCGGCCTCCCACGTGGAGGTGGCCGACTGGATCGTCGTCATCGGCAACCCCTTCGGGCTGGCGCACTCGGTGACGGTGGGCGTCGTCAGCTACAAGGGCCGCCAGGACGTGACGCCCAACGGGCGCGACGGTGACTTCGACTACATGCAGATGGATGCCTCCATCAACCCGGGCAACTCGGGCGGGCCGGTGCTGGACCTGCACGGGGACGTGGTGGCCATCGCCAACGCGGTGAACGTGGCGGGCCAGGGCATCGGCTTCGCCGTCCCCATCGACATCGCCAAGGCGGTACTCCCGCACCTCAAGGCGCACGGCAAGGTGCGCCGCGGGTGGATGGGCATCGCCGTGGCGGACTACTCGAAGGACCTGGCCGCGGAGTACGGGCTGTCCACGCGCGGCAGTGGCGTCGTGGTCTCCGCCGTCGAGGAGCAGGGCCCCGCGGGCCGGGCTGGCCTGCGCGTGGGAGATGTCATCGTCGGCCTGGACTCCCGGAAGGTGGACCGGGCGCACAAGCTGCGCTGGCAGGTGGCGGCGCGCGGCGTCGGCAAGAGCGTGGTGCTCCAGGTGCGCCGGGGCGCCCAGCCCCTGAAACTGCGGGTGAAGCTGGAGGAGCTGCCCACCGAGGAGACGGCCTCCCCGGCGGTGGCCGCCCGGCGCTCGCCTCCTCGTAAGCCCACCGGCTCCCGGCTGGAGCGGGTACGGACGGATCAGCCCGCTCCGAGGGCCGCCGTGAAGGCTCCGGAGCCGGCCGCCACGCCGTCTCCCTGA
- a CDS encoding CFI-box-CTERM domain-containing protein, which produces MCAALQPEELFQAAQERAAQIDVRRSGLPAALERVRADASALFARIPEPPLYRRAEDPARKAAEALLPEVERVLAMALAVSYEREAPAAIHGILAAVRAHGEALCHTVSGRLGQAESAWRRALELERAAHPTRNLVTQAPRQPPVFDKSSGASRYDPREAPHAKVKLVCPNTGCKRIDDYAFTASHAYHRFVCPACNTPFLAYFGELRMLEVESHRSSNRYLFTVDEIAGGGSSRIDFEEASGAEFPAARRDLLAFLYTEARELKAVVNVTNGRLMWISPAASCFLATAAFGEGAPELVAFRAFRDDVLRHHGLGRAFIRGYYRHGPGVAEWVVRHPRVRTGVRGALTLVHRGLIRSGHA; this is translated from the coding sequence ATGTGCGCGGCCTTGCAGCCCGAAGAACTCTTCCAGGCGGCCCAGGAGCGGGCGGCGCAGATCGATGTCCGGCGCAGCGGTCTGCCGGCGGCGTTGGAGCGCGTGCGAGCGGATGCCTCGGCGCTGTTCGCGCGCATTCCCGAGCCCCCGTTGTACCGGCGCGCGGAGGATCCGGCGCGCAAGGCGGCCGAGGCGCTGCTGCCCGAGGTGGAGCGGGTGCTGGCGATGGCGCTGGCGGTGTCGTACGAGCGGGAGGCCCCGGCGGCGATTCACGGCATCCTCGCGGCGGTGCGTGCGCACGGCGAGGCGCTGTGCCACACGGTGAGTGGGCGGCTGGGACAGGCGGAGTCGGCCTGGCGGCGGGCGCTGGAGCTGGAGCGGGCGGCGCACCCCACGCGCAACCTGGTGACGCAGGCGCCCCGGCAGCCGCCGGTGTTCGACAAGTCCTCGGGGGCCTCGCGGTATGACCCCCGGGAGGCGCCGCACGCGAAGGTGAAGCTGGTGTGCCCCAACACGGGGTGCAAGCGCATCGACGACTACGCCTTCACGGCGAGCCACGCCTACCACCGCTTCGTGTGCCCGGCGTGCAACACGCCCTTCCTGGCGTACTTCGGCGAGCTGCGGATGCTGGAGGTGGAGTCGCACCGCAGCTCCAACCGCTACCTCTTCACGGTGGATGAGATCGCCGGCGGGGGTAGCTCGCGCATCGACTTCGAGGAGGCCAGCGGCGCTGAGTTCCCCGCGGCGCGCAGGGACCTGCTGGCCTTCCTCTATACGGAGGCGCGGGAGCTGAAGGCGGTGGTGAACGTCACCAACGGCCGGTTGATGTGGATCAGCCCAGCGGCTTCCTGCTTCCTTGCTACGGCGGCCTTCGGCGAAGGGGCGCCCGAGCTGGTGGCCTTCCGAGCGTTCCGGGACGATGTGCTGCGCCACCATGGGCTCGGCCGGGCCTTCATTCGGGGCTACTATCGCCATGGTCCCGGGGTCGCGGAGTGGGTGGTGCGCCACCCGCGCGTGCGGACCGGGGTGCGCGGGGCGCTGACGCTCGTGCATCGGGGCTTGATCAGGAGTGGACACGCGTGA
- a CDS encoding TlpA family protein disulfide reductase, with protein MTQQVTPPQNEGAPKPPARSAGDWGATALLVLTALFGLGGLVYLGVTEAQRSKMVPEGARPMSFQLGRYGGGTLALEDLRGKVVMLDFWATWCPPCQEEMPALVKLAKEYESQGLVFVAASRDDDDVKEEVVDQFVKRFLPELGPYVVYANDDVARAFKVEALPTLYFLDREGKVTDAVRGMMSEAALRKRIERALKP; from the coding sequence GTGACGCAGCAGGTGACACCGCCACAGAACGAGGGAGCACCCAAGCCGCCCGCCCGTAGCGCGGGGGACTGGGGGGCCACGGCGCTGCTGGTGCTCACGGCGCTGTTCGGGCTCGGGGGGCTGGTGTACCTCGGGGTGACGGAGGCACAGCGCTCCAAGATGGTGCCGGAGGGCGCCAGGCCCATGAGCTTCCAGTTGGGGCGCTACGGCGGGGGCACGCTGGCGCTGGAGGACCTTCGGGGCAAGGTGGTGATGCTCGACTTCTGGGCGACGTGGTGCCCGCCGTGCCAGGAGGAGATGCCCGCGCTGGTGAAGCTGGCCAAGGAGTACGAGAGCCAGGGGCTGGTGTTCGTGGCGGCCAGCCGGGATGACGACGACGTGAAGGAAGAGGTGGTGGACCAGTTCGTCAAGCGCTTCCTGCCGGAGCTGGGCCCCTACGTGGTGTACGCCAATGACGACGTGGCGCGGGCCTTCAAGGTGGAGGCGCTGCCCACGCTCTACTTCCTGGACCGCGAGGGCAAGGTGACGGACGCGGTGCGCGGGATGATGAGCGAGGCCGCCTTGCGCAAGCGTATCGAGCGGGCGCTGAAGCCCTGA
- a CDS encoding DUF350 domain-containing protein codes for MELRPLYLLTFSGITTLILLLLFRLGQRLVSPSHTVREDLEHDHTARALLQVGQVLSVFLIAGSVVAGSVQGESVAQDALWVAAYSLLALGLLAVFGHLGVKVLLRSRLPAEIERGNTAAGLAAGAHYLATGIILSRSISGTDLRTLGIALVFFVMSQFALHLFVVLFRTLTAYDDAEEVLGENVAAAISYAGVTISLALIIGHAVEGTFEGWGPSLSGYAKALIFILTLYPVRQLLVQTLLLGARFTLRGGRLDQGIAAERNLGMAVLEAVAYLAAAFLVTRIS; via the coding sequence ATGGAGCTTCGCCCCCTGTACCTGCTCACCTTCAGTGGGATCACCACGCTGATCCTCCTGCTGCTGTTCCGCCTCGGGCAGCGGTTGGTGTCCCCCTCGCACACCGTGCGAGAGGACCTGGAGCACGACCACACCGCGCGAGCGCTGCTGCAGGTGGGGCAGGTGCTCAGCGTCTTCCTTATCGCCGGCTCGGTGGTGGCGGGCTCCGTGCAGGGCGAGAGCGTGGCGCAGGATGCGCTCTGGGTGGCCGCCTACAGCCTGCTGGCGCTGGGGCTGCTGGCCGTCTTCGGGCACCTGGGGGTGAAGGTGCTCCTGCGCTCGCGGCTGCCGGCGGAGATCGAGCGCGGCAACACCGCGGCGGGGCTGGCGGCCGGCGCGCATTACCTGGCCACCGGCATCATCCTCTCGCGCTCCATCTCCGGCACGGACCTGAGGACGCTGGGCATCGCGCTGGTGTTCTTCGTCATGTCTCAGTTCGCCCTGCACCTGTTCGTGGTGCTCTTCCGCACGCTCACCGCCTATGACGACGCGGAGGAGGTGCTCGGGGAGAACGTGGCGGCGGCGATCAGCTACGCGGGCGTCACCATCTCCCTGGCGCTCATCATCGGTCACGCGGTGGAGGGCACCTTCGAGGGCTGGGGGCCGTCGCTGAGCGGCTATGCCAAGGCGCTCATCTTCATCCTCACGCTCTACCCGGTGCGCCAGCTGCTGGTGCAGACGCTGCTCCTGGGGGCGCGCTTCACGCTGCGCGGGGGCCGGCTGGACCAGGGCATCGCCGCCGAGCGCAACCTGGGCATGGCCGTGCTGGAGGCGGTGGCCTACCTGGCCGCGGCCTTCCTCGTGACGCGCATCTCATGA
- a CDS encoding glutathionylspermidine synthase family protein, which produces MNASSLSYEALAERLLATGIVTDPWLSGTPRFRVEPLLLSRERQARLYRAAEDVAAAYHELSLACAASPEVLESFFALTPFQRLMWQVSQPFWHGIARADVFFTRDEGLAVCELNSDTPTGEAEAVLLNPLVQPSWPGTVDPNGELGERLCQMVESLAGRLLVPVPERLSVGIIYPTEMPEDLALVRLYRAWFEERGWTVSLGSPFNLSAGADGRVCLFGEPCDVLLRHYKTDWWAERLPVWGDEEPAEDMAPLSGPFSVVMQACLEGRCVVVNPFGAVLTQNKRAMAFMWEHHERFSPRARATIRAFVPYTVRMETVPIEELAKDREGWVLKSDYGAEGDQVLVGRHTVQGDWNAALVHAVPGRWVAQRYFAAEETAGGEAVNHGVYVIAGEAAGLYARVQRGATDTQALSAPVLVVP; this is translated from the coding sequence ATGAACGCGTCCTCCTTGAGCTACGAGGCGCTCGCCGAGCGCCTGCTCGCCACGGGCATCGTCACGGATCCGTGGCTGTCCGGCACGCCGCGCTTCCGCGTGGAGCCGCTGCTGCTGTCGCGCGAGCGTCAGGCGCGGCTCTACCGGGCGGCCGAGGACGTGGCGGCGGCCTATCACGAGCTGAGCTTGGCGTGCGCCGCCTCGCCGGAGGTGCTGGAGTCCTTCTTCGCGCTCACGCCGTTCCAGCGGCTCATGTGGCAGGTCTCGCAGCCGTTCTGGCATGGCATCGCCCGGGCGGATGTCTTCTTCACCCGGGACGAGGGGCTGGCCGTGTGCGAGCTCAACAGCGACACGCCCACGGGCGAGGCCGAGGCGGTGTTGCTCAACCCGCTGGTGCAGCCCTCCTGGCCGGGCACGGTGGACCCGAATGGGGAGCTGGGCGAGCGGCTGTGCCAGATGGTGGAGTCGCTGGCGGGACGGCTGCTGGTGCCGGTGCCGGAGCGGCTCTCGGTGGGCATCATCTACCCCACGGAGATGCCCGAGGACCTGGCGCTCGTGCGGCTGTATCGCGCCTGGTTCGAGGAGCGCGGCTGGACGGTGTCGCTGGGCTCGCCCTTCAACCTGTCGGCGGGCGCGGACGGGCGGGTGTGCCTCTTCGGGGAGCCGTGTGACGTGCTGCTGCGCCACTACAAGACGGACTGGTGGGCCGAGCGCCTGCCGGTGTGGGGCGACGAGGAGCCCGCCGAGGACATGGCGCCGCTGTCAGGCCCCTTCTCCGTGGTGATGCAGGCGTGCCTGGAGGGCCGGTGCGTGGTGGTGAACCCCTTCGGAGCCGTGCTCACGCAGAACAAGCGGGCCATGGCCTTCATGTGGGAGCACCACGAGCGCTTCTCACCGCGCGCCCGCGCCACCATCCGCGCCTTCGTCCCCTACACGGTGCGGATGGAGACGGTGCCCATCGAAGAGCTGGCGAAGGATCGGGAGGGCTGGGTGCTCAAGTCGGACTACGGAGCCGAAGGGGACCAGGTGCTGGTGGGCCGGCACACGGTTCAGGGCGACTGGAACGCGGCGCTGGTCCATGCGGTGCCGGGCCGGTGGGTGGCCCAGCGCTACTTCGCGGCGGAGGAGACGGCGGGTGGCGAGGCGGTCAACCACGGTGTCTACGTCATCGCGGGCGAGGCGGCGGGCCTCTATGCCCGCGTGCAGCGCGGCGCCACGGACACGCAGGCCTTGAGCGCCCCGGTGCTCGTGGTGCCCTGA
- a CDS encoding 2OG-Fe(II) oxygenase, with protein sequence MSLGTLAERSWEELRSGRADFFGLLDAHLGVHVPGFLAAEECAHLARRVYAGRPFWISDFNGVQFSLGRAWYTHLEQDREEEYFTNARASDAQVERFLPGFQARLLEVLSTLVGASAIKRPGWCGPGVHIFPAGQWLSEHGGDIHFDTEGLSETQCERGSRAITLVLMLQPPEAGGALRLWDATYEGSDEVPEDLPQLAHADARYGTGDLVILDSYRLHQIQPFTGSRDRISATAHAALDASGTVWEVWF encoded by the coding sequence GTGAGCCTGGGCACCCTCGCCGAGCGCTCGTGGGAAGAGCTGCGCTCGGGCCGCGCCGACTTCTTCGGGCTGCTCGATGCGCACCTCGGCGTTCACGTGCCGGGCTTCCTGGCTGCCGAGGAGTGCGCGCACCTCGCGCGCCGCGTCTACGCCGGGAGGCCCTTCTGGATCTCCGACTTCAACGGCGTGCAGTTCTCCCTTGGCCGCGCCTGGTACACCCACCTCGAGCAGGATCGCGAGGAGGAGTACTTCACCAACGCCCGCGCCTCCGACGCCCAGGTCGAGCGCTTCCTCCCCGGCTTCCAGGCCCGGCTGCTCGAGGTCCTCTCCACGCTCGTCGGAGCCTCCGCCATCAAGCGCCCCGGCTGGTGCGGCCCCGGTGTCCACATCTTCCCCGCGGGCCAGTGGCTGTCCGAACACGGCGGAGACATCCACTTCGACACCGAGGGGCTCTCCGAGACCCAGTGCGAGCGGGGCTCGCGCGCCATCACGCTGGTTCTCATGCTCCAGCCTCCCGAGGCGGGCGGAGCCTTGCGCTTGTGGGACGCCACCTACGAGGGAAGTGATGAGGTTCCGGAGGACCTGCCCCAGCTTGCCCACGCGGATGCGCGCTACGGCACCGGGGACCTGGTCATCCTCGACAGCTACCGCCTCCACCAGATCCAGCCGTTCACCGGCTCGCGGGACCGCATCTCCGCCACCGCGCATGCTGCGCTGGATGCCTCAGGCACCGTCTGGGAAGTGTGGTTCTGA
- a CDS encoding OmpA family protein translates to MRGSLLAPYLGGLLHPAAIRLVFLCFLVGSGTAWADHDPFSRSFDAVPVKATAAQDSGLALEGARMPSVGSMRASLLLDFNLSILSLNLGDEKLGDLLPYRLDAHALFAYQVHPRLELAADLPFTVIQGDRFQLLRDALAAPDFPGAAGVSRYGLGDVRLLPRFTLLDPSLAPVGLALVGEVRLPTGNAGSFLGERGVLVSPRLAVERSFGPVRLLGNVGWRFRKHAQYLNLLVDDELTLGAGAVVDLPNMGRFTDVQALAELHLSTPASSPFNFSQADSLKTPFEAMVGARTRIAGPWGLALTVGRGIGLRGGYGREAFRVMVALSYEKESADSDGDGVPDSRDKCPSEKEDRDGHEDDDGCLDPDNDGDGIADGEDRCVDKPGLKEHRGCPPDTDTDGDGLFDHLDACPDKAGPKEYDGCPDSDGDEIPDNQDECPDLYGPPENNGCPYDAPPFVVVESDRIRIKGNILFETGQAKIQKQSFKLLDEVASVLAKNPMLGPVLIEGHTDNVGSRNYNVDLSQRRAKAVMEYLVGKGIARKRLSAKGFGFDRPITDNATPLGRAKNRRVDFRLIRDEVETPAREVPAPTPPAAPPAAPGGAAPGTK, encoded by the coding sequence ATGCGAGGCTCGCTCTTGGCGCCCTACCTTGGAGGGCTGCTGCACCCCGCCGCCATCCGCCTGGTGTTCCTGTGCTTCCTCGTGGGGAGCGGAACGGCCTGGGCGGATCACGATCCATTCTCGCGGAGCTTCGACGCGGTGCCCGTGAAGGCCACCGCGGCCCAGGACAGCGGCCTCGCGCTCGAGGGCGCCCGGATGCCGTCCGTGGGCAGCATGCGCGCCTCGCTGCTGCTGGACTTCAACCTGAGCATCCTCTCCCTCAACCTGGGGGACGAGAAGCTAGGGGACCTGCTCCCCTATCGGCTCGATGCGCACGCGCTCTTCGCCTACCAGGTCCACCCGCGCCTGGAGCTGGCGGCGGACCTTCCCTTCACCGTGATCCAAGGCGATCGCTTCCAGTTGCTGCGCGATGCCCTCGCGGCGCCGGACTTTCCGGGCGCGGCGGGCGTGAGCCGCTACGGCCTGGGAGATGTGCGCCTGCTGCCGCGCTTCACCCTGTTGGATCCTTCTCTGGCTCCCGTGGGGCTGGCCCTGGTGGGTGAGGTGCGGCTGCCCACGGGCAACGCGGGCAGCTTCCTCGGCGAGCGCGGAGTGCTGGTGTCGCCGCGGCTGGCGGTGGAGCGCTCCTTCGGACCGGTGCGCTTGCTGGGCAACGTGGGGTGGCGCTTCCGCAAGCACGCCCAGTACCTCAACCTCCTCGTGGACGACGAGCTCACCCTGGGCGCGGGCGCCGTGGTGGACCTGCCGAACATGGGACGCTTCACCGACGTGCAGGCCCTGGCGGAGCTGCACCTGTCCACCCCGGCCTCCTCGCCCTTCAACTTCAGCCAGGCCGACTCGCTCAAGACCCCGTTCGAGGCCATGGTGGGCGCGCGCACCCGAATAGCCGGCCCCTGGGGGCTGGCGCTCACCGTGGGCCGTGGCATCGGCCTGAGGGGCGGCTACGGGCGCGAGGCGTTCCGGGTGATGGTGGCCCTGAGCTACGAGAAGGAGTCCGCCGATTCGGATGGCGACGGCGTGCCCGACTCACGCGACAAGTGCCCCAGCGAGAAGGAGGACCGCGACGGCCACGAGGATGATGATGGGTGCCTGGACCCGGACAACGACGGTGACGGCATCGCCGACGGCGAGGACCGCTGCGTCGACAAGCCCGGACTCAAGGAGCACCGCGGCTGCCCGCCCGACACGGACACCGATGGCGATGGCCTCTTCGACCACCTGGACGCCTGCCCCGACAAGGCCGGCCCCAAGGAGTACGACGGCTGCCCGGACAGCGACGGCGACGAGATCCCCGACAACCAGGACGAGTGCCCGGACCTGTACGGCCCCCCGGAGAACAACGGCTGCCCCTACGACGCGCCGCCGTTCGTCGTCGTCGAGTCCGACCGCATCCGCATCAAGGGCAACATCCTCTTCGAGACGGGCCAGGCGAAGATCCAGAAGCAGTCCTTCAAGCTGCTCGATGAGGTGGCCTCCGTGCTCGCCAAGAACCCCATGCTCGGCCCCGTCCTCATCGAGGGTCACACCGACAACGTGGGCTCGCGCAACTACAACGTCGACCTGTCCCAGCGGCGCGCCAAGGCGGTCATGGAGTACCTCGTCGGCAAGGGCATCGCGCGCAAGCGCCTGAGCGCCAAGGGCTTCGGCTTCGATCGTCCCATCACCGACAACGCCACGCCGCTGGGCCGCGCCAAGAACCGCCGCGTCGACTTCCGCCTCATCCGCGATGAGGTGGAGACGCCGGCCCGCGAGGTGCCCGCTCCCACGCCCCCCGCGGCTCCGCCCGCGGCTCCCGGCGGCGCGGCACCAGGCACGAAGTGA
- a CDS encoding S8 family serine peptidase: MRKIPLLLSTVTLSLAACGDASFEEASAAREEAIKQSRATKFRLSADAVENEYIVVLHPQQGLSAEVAAEDMAKTYRGRSGRVFRHALKGFVAYMSEADARALAEDPRVKFVEQNGRVQAVGVQTPATWGLDRVDQTDLPLDQTYTYNTAGSGVHAYIIDTGIHLSHQEFTGRIGNGYDAVTSGGTAADCNGHGTHVAGTVGGSTYGVAKEVTLHPVRVLDCGGSGTYEGVIAGVDWVTANHQSPAVANMSLGGGASQAVDDAVTNSIAAGVTYAIAAGNDSGDACTKSPARTPNAITVGSTTNTDARSSFSNFGTCVDIFAPGSDITSAWYTSNSATNTISGTSMAAPHVAGAAALYLGTNPTASAEQVTSVLTNIASLGRVTNPGTGSPNLLLYTASIGNGSGDNTAPTTELTSPASGITVTGSVSLSANASDDVGVTRVSFFVNGAVVGTDTTAPYALTWDTTQGGNGSHAIVAKAYDAGGNVGSSAAVTVTVNNPGIASYSATLKAPSCATPGAYCDTGTLVKGRGTMGPEANAPNTLNNSCADGNSGTYLSDESLERIRVSTLDGSPMAPGKTVKVDVTVNAWSTGSSDYLDIYYTGDASNPSWTFLATLQPSAGGTQVLSATYTLPAGSLQAVRGNFRYNSTVASACSTGSYDDRDDLAFATGGGSGPQAPSASFTSSCSGLSCSFTDTSTDSDGTIASRSWSFGDGSGSTAQNPSKTYSAAGSYTVSLTVTDSQGLTNTRTQTVTVTAPVSISLSVAKRTQGKRRYADLTWSGASANRVDVFRNNARVTTTANDGAHTDTLSAAGTYTYKVCNAGTTTCSANVSVTF; encoded by the coding sequence ATGCGTAAAATCCCCCTTCTCCTTTCAACCGTGACCCTGTCACTCGCGGCCTGTGGAGACGCCTCGTTCGAGGAGGCCTCTGCCGCCCGCGAGGAGGCCATCAAGCAGTCGCGCGCGACCAAGTTCCGCCTGAGCGCGGACGCGGTGGAAAACGAGTACATCGTCGTCCTCCACCCTCAGCAGGGGCTGAGCGCGGAGGTGGCGGCCGAGGACATGGCGAAGACCTACCGCGGTCGCTCGGGTCGGGTGTTCCGCCACGCGCTGAAGGGCTTCGTGGCGTACATGAGCGAGGCGGATGCGCGCGCGCTCGCCGAGGATCCGCGCGTCAAGTTCGTCGAGCAGAACGGCCGGGTGCAGGCCGTAGGCGTGCAGACGCCCGCGACGTGGGGCCTGGACCGCGTTGACCAGACGGACCTGCCGCTGGATCAGACGTACACGTACAACACGGCGGGCTCGGGGGTACACGCGTACATCATCGACACGGGCATCCACCTGAGCCACCAGGAGTTCACCGGCCGCATCGGCAACGGGTACGACGCGGTGACGTCGGGCGGCACGGCGGCGGACTGCAACGGCCACGGCACGCACGTGGCGGGCACGGTGGGCGGCTCCACCTACGGCGTGGCCAAGGAGGTGACGCTGCACCCGGTGCGCGTGTTGGACTGCGGCGGCTCGGGCACCTACGAGGGCGTCATCGCCGGCGTGGACTGGGTGACGGCCAACCACCAGTCGCCCGCCGTGGCGAACATGAGCCTGGGCGGCGGCGCCTCTCAGGCGGTGGATGACGCGGTGACCAACTCCATCGCCGCGGGCGTGACGTACGCCATCGCCGCGGGCAACGACAGCGGGGATGCCTGCACCAAGTCTCCGGCGCGCACGCCCAACGCCATCACCGTGGGTTCGACGACCAACACGGACGCGCGCTCCTCGTTCTCCAACTTCGGCACCTGCGTGGACATCTTCGCGCCGGGCTCGGATATCACCTCCGCGTGGTACACGAGCAACAGCGCCACCAACACCATCAGCGGCACCTCGATGGCGGCCCCGCACGTGGCCGGCGCCGCGGCGCTCTACCTGGGCACCAACCCGACGGCCAGCGCGGAGCAGGTGACGAGCGTGCTCACCAACATCGCCAGCCTGGGCCGGGTCACCAACCCGGGCACCGGCTCGCCGAACCTGCTGCTGTACACGGCCTCCATCGGCAATGGCTCGGGGGACAACACCGCGCCCACCACCGAGCTGACCTCGCCCGCCTCGGGCATCACCGTCACCGGCTCCGTGAGCCTGTCGGCCAACGCCAGCGACGACGTGGGCGTCACCCGCGTCTCCTTCTTCGTCAACGGCGCGGTCGTCGGCACGGACACCACCGCTCCGTACGCGCTGACGTGGGACACCACCCAGGGCGGCAACGGCAGCCACGCCATCGTGGCCAAGGCGTATGACGCGGGCGGCAACGTGGGCTCCAGCGCCGCCGTCACCGTGACGGTGAACAACCCGGGCATCGCCAGCTACAGCGCCACGCTGAAGGCGCCGAGCTGCGCCACGCCGGGCGCCTACTGCGACACCGGCACCCTGGTGAAGGGCCGCGGCACCATGGGCCCCGAGGCCAATGCCCCCAACACCCTCAACAACTCCTGCGCCGACGGCAACAGCGGCACCTACCTGAGCGACGAGTCGCTGGAGCGCATCCGCGTCTCGACGCTGGACGGCTCGCCGATGGCGCCGGGCAAGACGGTGAAGGTGGACGTGACGGTGAACGCGTGGTCCACCGGCAGCTCGGACTACCTGGACATCTATTACACGGGTGACGCGAGCAACCCCTCGTGGACGTTCCTGGCGACGCTGCAGCCGTCCGCGGGTGGCACGCAGGTGCTGTCGGCCACGTACACGCTGCCGGCGGGCAGCCTGCAGGCGGTGCGCGGCAACTTCCGCTACAACAGCACCGTGGCGAGCGCCTGCAGCACGGGCAGCTATGACGACCGCGACGACCTGGCCTTCGCGACGGGCGGCGGCAGCGGCCCGCAGGCGCCCTCGGCTTCGTTCACCTCGTCGTGCAGCGGGCTGAGCTGCTCCTTCACGGACACCAGCACGGACTCGGACGGCACCATCGCCTCGCGCAGCTGGAGCTTCGGTGACGGCAGCGGCTCCACCGCGCAGAACCCGAGCAAGACGTACTCGGCGGCGGGCAGCTACACCGTGTCGCTCACGGTGACGGACAGCCAGGGCCTGACCAACACCCGGACGCAGACGGTGACGGTGACGGCGCCGGTGTCCATCTCCCTGTCCGTGGCGAAGCGGACCCAGGGCAAGCGGCGCTACGCGGACCTCACGTGGTCCGGCGCCAGCGCCAACCGCGTGGACGTGTTCCGCAACAACGCGCGCGTCACCACCACGGCCAACGACGGCGCGCACACGGACACGCTGTCCGCGGCGGGGACCTACACGTACAAGGTCTGCAACGCCGGGACGACTACCTGCTCGGCCAACGTCTCCGTGACGTTCTGA